cttcaaaattctcactccatctccccctcacatcaccaccacctatcacctccccaccagcccccttcactgatgttcccatttgttcccttgtcttacgcactttgtttacctccttccagaacatctttttattctccctaaaatttaatgtgaCCCATGTCTTATTTTGTGGATTTGGTCAAAAAAGGCCAAAAGAAAGGTATTTAACTCTAAGTTTTACTCTTCAACAGGTCCTGGGCCCATTCACTTTTAGCGTAGGAGATACTTCTCAGCACTCTGACTACATTCGTGGAGGAATTGTTACTCAGGTGAAGATGCCCAAGAAAGTTAGTTTCAAGTCTTTGGAAGAGTCCATGAAGACACCAGAGTTTGTGATGACAGACTTTGCCAAATTTGACCGTCCTGGTATACTCCACATAACATTCCAGACCCTGCATGCTTATGTGAAGCAGAAAGGGTCACCACCTAGGCCATGGAGTGAAGATGATGCCCTTGCTTTTCTCAGTATGTTTAAGAAGGTGAATTCTGCTAACCCAGCTAAGGTGGAGGACTTTGATGAAGAGCTGATAAAGCAATTTGCTAAGATTGCTGCAGGTAGTGTTGTGCCTATTGATGCTGTCATAGGTAGTATAGTAGCTCAGGAGGTGATGAAGGCATGTTCTGGGAAATTTACCCCTATTAAACAGTGGCTGTATTTTGATGCTCTTGAGTGCCTTCCTGAAGATGTCTCTACTGTTACTGAAGCCTTGTGTAGTCCAACTGGTGACAGGTATGATAGCCAAATTGCAGTTTTTGGCAGAGAATTCCAGAAAAAGATAGGCAGTCAAAAGTACtttgtggttggtgctggtgcgATTGGGTGTGAACTGTTGAAGAACTTAAGCATGTTGGGACTTGGGGCAGGTGAAGAAGGCCAAATTGTAGTCACTGACATGGATCTGATAGAGAAGAGCAACCTCAATAGGCAGTTCCTTTTCCGTCCATGGGATGTCCAAAAAGCCAAGTCAGACACAGCTGCTGCAGCCATAAAGAAAATGAATCCAGGTGTTAACATCATTGCTCATCAGAACAGAGTTGGTCCTGAAACTGAAAGTGTATATGATGACAGTTTCTTTGAACCTCTAGATGGTGTTGCAAATGCCCTAGATAATGTGGAGGCACGTTTGTACATGGACAGACGTTGTGTATACTACCGCAAGCCTTTGTTGGAATCAGGTACTTTGGGTACAAAAGGTAATGTTCAGGTTGTGGTACCACACATCACAGAATCTTATGGTTCATCACAAGACCCACCAGAAAAGTCCATTCCCATCTGTACTCTCAAGAATTTTCCAAATGCTATTGAACACACCCTCCAGTGGGCAcgagatatgtttgaaggagaaTTCCGACAAGCAGCTGAAAATGCAGCTCAGTATCTTCAGGATCCTAAGTTTATGGAAAGAGCCTTAAAGCTGCCAGGATCCCAACCTATTGAGACATTGGACAGTGTTAAGCGTGCTTTGGTAGATGACCGACCCCAGTCATTTGATAATTGTATACTGTGGGCTCGAAAACATTTTGCTGAACAATTTCATAATCAGATTGTACAGTTGCTTCATAATTTCCCTAAAGACCAAACCACTTCTAGTGGGGAGCCCTTCTGGTCAGGGCCTAAGAGATGTCCTCATCCAGTCGTATTTGATTTCAATAATGAGTTGCATCTGGAttatattgctgctgctgctaacttAAAAGCAGAGGTGTACGGGCTTGCTCAGGTGCATGATCGTCAATATGTTGCTGATGTTGTTAGCAGAATTCATATTCCCGAGTTTGTTCCAAAATCAGGAGTTAAGATTGCTGTCACAGATGCTGAAGCAGAGGCTCAGAGTAACCAAGTAGATAGTGAGCGACTTTCGGACCTTCAGGAAGCTATCCCACCTGCATCCAGTTTTGGTACACTCAGATTAACCCCTCTAGAATTTGAAAAAGATGATGACACCAATTTCCACATGGACTTCATTGTGGCAGCATCTAATCTGCGTGCGGAGAACTACAACATTACCCCTGCCGATCGCCACAAGAGCAAGTTGATTGCAGGCAAAATCATCCCTGCCATTGCCACCACCACAGGATTGGTCTCTGGCCTGGTGTGTCTAGAGATGCTCAAACTAGTTCAGGGACACAGAAAACTGGAGAGATTCAAGAATGGCTTTGTTAATCTAGCTCTTCCATTCTTTGGTTTCTCTGAACCAATCCCAGCTCCAACAAATAAGGTGAGTCATATTTTGTATGTCCTATGGTTCAGTGA
This window of the Panulirus ornatus isolate Po-2019 chromosome 1, ASM3632096v1, whole genome shotgun sequence genome carries:
- the Uba1 gene encoding ubiquitin-like modifier-activating enzyme 1 isoform X2, producing the protein MSELKAANSQPPPCKRPRLETAVNGSTNMAANGSGQDIDESLYSRQLYVLGHDAMRRMATSDVLISGLGGLGVEVAKNVILGGVKSVTLHDTKNASNADLSTQFFLTAADMGINRATACHQKLAELNTYVPVTTSTSPLSDDLLKNYSVVVLTDSTLDEQLRVSSYCHANNVAVIVASTKGLFGQIFCDFGENFEIVDTNGENPVSAMVAGITKEESSVVTCLDESRHGLEDGDYVTFSEVQGMTELNGCKPLKIKVLGPFTFSVGDTSQHSDYIRGGIVTQVKMPKKVSFKSLEESMKTPEFVMTDFAKFDRPGILHITFQTLHAYVKQKGSPPRPWSEDDALAFLSMFKKVNSANPAKVEDFDEELIKQFAKIAAGSVVPIDAVIGSIVAQEVMKACSGKFTPIKQWLYFDALECLPEDVSTVTEALCSPTGDRYDSQIAVFGREFQKKIGSQKYFVVGAGAIGCELLKNLSMLGLGAGEEGQIVVTDMDLIEKSNLNRQFLFRPWDVQKAKSDTAAAAIKKMNPGVNIIAHQNRVGPETESVYDDSFFEPLDGVANALDNVEARLYMDRRCVYYRKPLLESGTLGTKGNVQVVVPHITESYGSSQDPPEKSIPICTLKNFPNAIEHTLQWARDMFEGEFRQAAENAAQYLQDPKFMERALKLPGSQPIETLDSVKRALVDDRPQSFDNCILWARKHFAEQFHNQIVQLLHNFPKDQTTSSGEPFWSGPKRCPHPVVFDFNNELHLDYIAAAANLKAEVYGLAQVHDRQYVADVVSRIHIPEFVPKSGVKIAVTDAEAEAQSNQVDSERLSDLQEAIPPASSFGTLRLTPLEFEKDDDTNFHMDFIVAASNLRAENYNITPADRHKSKLIAGKIIPAIATTTGLVSGLVCLEMLKLVQGHRKLERFKNGFVNLALPFFGFSEPIPAPTNKYYDKEWTLWDRFEVDGEMTLEEFIRYFEEEHQLEITMLSQGVSMLYSFFMPPAKRNERMSLPMSEVVKKVSKKKIEPHVRALVLELCANDKDGEDVEVPYVKYNLPQ
- the Uba1 gene encoding ubiquitin-like modifier-activating enzyme 1 isoform X3 yields the protein MAANGSGQDIDESLYSRQLYVLGHDAMRRMATSDVLISGLGGLGVEVAKNVILGGVKSVTLHDTKNASNADLSTQFFLTAADMGINRATACHQKLAELNTYVPVTTSTSPLSDDLLKNYSVVVLTDSTLDEQLRVSSYCHANNVAVIVASTKGLFGQIFCDFGENFEIVDTNGENPVSAMVAGITKEESSVVTCLDESRHGLEDGDYVTFSEVQGMTELNGCKPLKIKVLGPFTFSVGDTSQHSDYIRGGIVTQVKMPKKVSFKSLEESMKTPEFVMTDFAKFDRPGILHITFQTLHAYVKQKGSPPRPWSEDDALAFLSMFKKVNSANPAKVEDFDEELIKQFAKIAAGSVVPIDAVIGSIVAQEVMKACSGKFTPIKQWLYFDALECLPEDVSTVTEALCSPTGDRYDSQIAVFGREFQKKIGSQKYFVVGAGAIGCELLKNLSMLGLGAGEEGQIVVTDMDLIEKSNLNRQFLFRPWDVQKAKSDTAAAAIKKMNPGVNIIAHQNRVGPETESVYDDSFFEPLDGVANALDNVEARLYMDRRCVYYRKPLLESGTLGTKGNVQVVVPHITESYGSSQDPPEKSIPICTLKNFPNAIEHTLQWARDMFEGEFRQAAENAAQYLQDPKFMERALKLPGSQPIETLDSVKRALVDDRPQSFDNCILWARKHFAEQFHNQIVQLLHNFPKDQTTSSGEPFWSGPKRCPHPVVFDFNNELHLDYIAAAANLKAEVYGLAQVHDRQYVADVVSRIHIPEFVPKSGVKIAVTDAEAEAQSNQVDSERLSDLQEAIPPASSFGTLRLTPLEFEKDDDTNFHMDFIVAASNLRAENYNITPADRHKSKLIAGKIIPAIATTTGLVSGLVCLEMLKLVQGHRKLERFKNGFVNLALPFFGFSEPIPAPTNKYYDKEWTLWDRFEVDGEMTLEEFIRYFEEEHQLEITMLSQGVSMLYSFFMPPAKRNERMSLPMSEVVKKVSKKKIEPHVRALVLELCANDKDGEDVEVPYVKYNLPQ
- the Uba1 gene encoding ubiquitin-like modifier-activating enzyme 1 isoform X1 — encoded protein: MGTCFSFDSTAEDISGPYPFPKYHHHRSPTPNYPISQSDFLSIDLKGISVIQHRSPWNMAANGSGQDIDESLYSRQLYVLGHDAMRRMATSDVLISGLGGLGVEVAKNVILGGVKSVTLHDTKNASNADLSTQFFLTAADMGINRATACHQKLAELNTYVPVTTSTSPLSDDLLKNYSVVVLTDSTLDEQLRVSSYCHANNVAVIVASTKGLFGQIFCDFGENFEIVDTNGENPVSAMVAGITKEESSVVTCLDESRHGLEDGDYVTFSEVQGMTELNGCKPLKIKVLGPFTFSVGDTSQHSDYIRGGIVTQVKMPKKVSFKSLEESMKTPEFVMTDFAKFDRPGILHITFQTLHAYVKQKGSPPRPWSEDDALAFLSMFKKVNSANPAKVEDFDEELIKQFAKIAAGSVVPIDAVIGSIVAQEVMKACSGKFTPIKQWLYFDALECLPEDVSTVTEALCSPTGDRYDSQIAVFGREFQKKIGSQKYFVVGAGAIGCELLKNLSMLGLGAGEEGQIVVTDMDLIEKSNLNRQFLFRPWDVQKAKSDTAAAAIKKMNPGVNIIAHQNRVGPETESVYDDSFFEPLDGVANALDNVEARLYMDRRCVYYRKPLLESGTLGTKGNVQVVVPHITESYGSSQDPPEKSIPICTLKNFPNAIEHTLQWARDMFEGEFRQAAENAAQYLQDPKFMERALKLPGSQPIETLDSVKRALVDDRPQSFDNCILWARKHFAEQFHNQIVQLLHNFPKDQTTSSGEPFWSGPKRCPHPVVFDFNNELHLDYIAAAANLKAEVYGLAQVHDRQYVADVVSRIHIPEFVPKSGVKIAVTDAEAEAQSNQVDSERLSDLQEAIPPASSFGTLRLTPLEFEKDDDTNFHMDFIVAASNLRAENYNITPADRHKSKLIAGKIIPAIATTTGLVSGLVCLEMLKLVQGHRKLERFKNGFVNLALPFFGFSEPIPAPTNKYYDKEWTLWDRFEVDGEMTLEEFIRYFEEEHQLEITMLSQGVSMLYSFFMPPAKRNERMSLPMSEVVKKVSKKKIEPHVRALVLELCANDKDGEDVEVPYVKYNLPQ